CCATTTTGGCATCTTTTAACCTCCAGCATTCCTTGACATTTAAGTCGTTATTGCCGTTGTAGAAGTTATCTTCACAACATATACAGTGTGCTTTGTTCATAATGCTATTTCCCCGATTTCATTATCATCAATTGAGTGCTGTGACTTACGACCATTCCAGCACCATGCATTTGCTCTTATAATTGGGAACCCGTCAATTGAAGGGTTATCTCGCCTGCATTCGATCATATCGTTACAAGTTATTTCAAAAACATCACTTGAAAATCTGCATGTTTTACAAGTATATCCTGGATTATCTCCCATATCATCACTTCTTTTTTGGCGTTTGCTTCTGTTCTACAAATATACACCAGATTGGTTTGGTTGATTGGTATGCCGGACACTCCTCCAGGTAACAGGATGTAAAGCCTTTGTATGGACATCGTCTAGTCGAGATAGTCATGAGAATTGCTTCCTGCCTTGTATAAATCTGGATAATTCTTCAATGTCTCGTTTGTAATAGATGTGGGGTGAATTGCTTATGGTTTCAAGCCACCCGGATTCAATTTCATGGGATAACATTGTATTAATGTCATTCACTAGTTTCTGCTGTAGATATGCTAGTGCTATGGCGTTCATCCCCCAGGCAGATAGCATGTCATTGGAGCGGAATATGGAAATTAAGTTTAGATGATTTGTTCTATCGATTAGTGCCTGGATTAGTTGGAGACATGGGGGTTCAGATGATATTATGTCAATCTCTGGAGACCAAGTGATTGCTATGGCTCTTCTACTGTTTGGGGTGTTGATTAGTCGAGTTATTATGCTGAGTTTGAGCTGATTTATTCCCCCTAGATTTCCATTGCCAATTTGCCCATCTTCAGTTGGATAATCGCACAATCTGTTACCATAGGTGTATGTTGCGTCAGTGTTGTCGTTTTTTCGCGTTGTAATTGAATACATAGATGATTTGTATTGATCTATGAATTTGTCGCCAAACATAGAGTATTGGGATTTCATTGGGGACTGCATTGGATTTTTTATATGAACACAGAGAGGTTGTTCCAGGTCCCATATGTGTTCGTTGTCTTCGGTTAGTTTATCAATGCCGAGACATGTGTCATGGATAAGATTTACGATGGAATTATGTGCCTCTCCAATTGTTGATTTTGATAGTAGGATCATGGGATCATTTATTCTCCTCAATTTTGTTGTAATAGTCGACATGTAGTCTAACAAAATGTTTAAAATCGTGCTCCAATCTAATCACCAGGC
This genomic stretch from Pseudomonadota bacterium harbors:
- a CDS encoding thymidylate synthase, which encodes MILLSKSTIGEAHNSIVNLIHDTCLGIDKLTEDNEHIWDLEQPLCVHIKNPMQSPMKSQYSMFGDKFIDQYKSSMYSITTRKNDNTDATYTYGNRLCDYPTEDGQIGNGNLGGINQLKLSIITRLINTPNSRRAIAITWSPEIDIISSEPPCLQLIQALIDRTNHLNLISIFRSNDMLSAWGMNAIALAYLQQKLVNDINTMLSHEIESGWLETISNSPHIYYKRDIEELSRFIQGRKQFS